A stretch of Geomonas oryzisoli DNA encodes these proteins:
- a CDS encoding autotransporter assembly complex protein TamA — MFRPVVTYLVIALCLAWLLCLAAPACAAEPVEVAVSGVEGDAQDNVRRALELPHGLVRDGKVDRLWLERFARQAPEKARVALQPYGFYRAKATATVREGEGGKSRVEVVVDPGEPVRVVEFDLKLEGEGADQKELRRQASAFPVASGNVLLQTDYERGKSTLLAQAQTLGYLDAAFPRHEIRISPDLASARVHLTLDTGARYYFDGTRIEGGSDYPDVFLKRFVAFKEGEPFSYAKLGETQLNFANSERFRQVVVTPQREEAKEHKVPILVRLTSAPRRTLRPGVGYGTDTGGRFSVHYRDLNLAHEGNDLDLSLYVAERLQGFAGRYTMPSASDFRSSTSIQLNLQRETVSTYQSRLAAMEVDRNFGLGRGEVATPYLKIQQENYKVANVNSQSRLVLPGFRFSKDKFNDLVRPTSGYRFSVDLRGAHQYFGSDTGLIQAIGNASLLVPMPGRLTFHTRVNTGYSLLTNPLSDLPPSIRFFAGGDQSVRGYAYQSLGPKDAAGRVVGGKHLLVGSVELERALFKNWGVSIFDDIGNAFNDFGNVDLRQGVGVGAHYYTPVGGLNLYLAHPLAPGAPPIRIHFSVGFEF; from the coding sequence ATGTTCCGACCAGTTGTCACATACCTCGTTATCGCCCTCTGCCTGGCCTGGCTCTTGTGCCTTGCCGCGCCGGCCTGCGCCGCGGAGCCGGTAGAGGTCGCCGTCTCCGGCGTCGAGGGAGACGCTCAGGACAACGTGCGCCGGGCGCTCGAGCTGCCGCACGGCCTGGTGCGCGACGGCAAGGTCGACCGACTCTGGCTGGAGCGCTTTGCGCGCCAGGCGCCGGAAAAGGCGCGGGTGGCCCTGCAGCCGTACGGCTTCTACCGCGCCAAAGCGACTGCTACGGTGCGGGAAGGGGAGGGTGGGAAGAGCAGGGTGGAGGTGGTGGTCGATCCCGGCGAACCGGTGCGCGTGGTCGAGTTCGACCTGAAGCTCGAGGGGGAAGGGGCGGATCAGAAGGAGCTGCGCCGGCAGGCCTCAGCTTTCCCGGTCGCCAGCGGGAACGTGCTGCTGCAGACCGACTACGAACGGGGCAAGAGCACGCTGCTGGCGCAGGCCCAGACCCTGGGCTACCTCGATGCCGCCTTCCCGCGCCACGAGATCCGGATTTCGCCCGATCTCGCCTCCGCCCGCGTCCACCTCACCCTGGATACCGGCGCCCGCTACTACTTCGACGGCACCCGCATCGAGGGGGGGAGCGACTACCCGGACGTTTTCCTGAAACGGTTCGTCGCCTTCAAGGAGGGGGAACCGTTCTCCTACGCGAAGCTCGGCGAGACCCAGCTCAACTTCGCCAACTCGGAGCGCTTCCGGCAGGTGGTGGTGACGCCGCAGCGCGAGGAGGCCAAGGAGCACAAGGTCCCGATCCTGGTGCGGCTCACCAGCGCGCCGCGGCGTACCCTGCGTCCCGGCGTCGGCTACGGCACCGATACCGGCGGCAGGTTCTCGGTACACTACCGCGATCTCAACCTCGCCCACGAGGGGAACGATCTCGACCTCAGCCTGTACGTGGCGGAGCGCCTGCAGGGCTTCGCCGGGCGCTACACCATGCCCAGCGCGAGCGATTTCAGGAGCTCGACCTCGATCCAGCTGAACCTGCAGCGCGAGACCGTATCCACCTATCAAAGCAGGCTGGCGGCCATGGAAGTCGACCGTAACTTCGGCCTGGGACGCGGCGAAGTCGCCACCCCCTACCTGAAGATCCAGCAGGAAAACTACAAGGTGGCCAACGTGAATTCCCAGTCCCGGCTGGTGCTCCCGGGCTTTCGTTTCTCCAAGGACAAGTTCAACGACCTGGTCCGCCCGACCAGCGGGTACCGGTTTTCCGTCGACCTGCGCGGCGCCCACCAGTACTTCGGCTCCGACACCGGACTCATCCAGGCCATCGGCAACGCCAGCCTGCTGGTCCCCATGCCGGGGCGCCTCACCTTCCATACCCGCGTCAACACGGGGTACAGCCTCCTCACCAATCCGCTTTCGGATCTCCCCCCCTCGATCCGGTTCTTCGCCGGCGGCGACCAGAGCGTGCGCGGCTACGCCTATCAAAGCCTCGGCCCTAAAGACGCGGCCGGCAGGGTGGTGGGGGGGAAACACCTGCTGGTCGGCAGCGTCGAACTGGAGCGGGCCCTGTTCAAGAACTGGGGCGTCTCGATATTCGACGACATCGGCAACGCCTTCAACGACTTCGGCAACGTTGACCTGAGGCAGGGGGTGGGGGTGGGCGCCCACTACTACACGCCGGTCGGCGGACTGAACCTCTACCTGGCCCATCCGCTCGCGCCCGGCGCCCCCCCGATCCGGATCCATTTCTCCGTGGGGTTTGAATTTTGA
- a CDS encoding translocation/assembly module TamB domain-containing protein, with protein sequence MRRLVLYIGLPLLGLLIVLSLGLFWLLGTGSGARFALTTLGGLAGEKVTVRQVEGRLWDRLRLTGVRLDRPKVVLQLERLDLAWAPVGLLHGRLLVHDLSLTALRIQDDTPLVAKTPQLRWPKVSETVRRLEARVERFSLKGMSYRHFQGDPFLLSELAGGLTLRDGVLTVSAGSVSAAQGSASGEITAGLLRPSLHLDLRLAPATPMADLDAISVLARLEPGREPEQLAGPVALAGSRQGAKRLDLTSELGITRTGFNFRNFHMLRPGRPGVLTGNGSMTLTKDEPLFALALHADHLDLGRELDHPALIDGDLTFSGSPARYLGTFSLTNKGPGWESMGLAARYRGDKNGLRLDPLSGTWLKGSVHGALDVEWSRGWRVSGKLSGRGLDPEALAADWKGVVNLDLAGVVGQHDRGAVQGSVQARLLESRLKGQELTGAVEGSFTGARIAVQRLLLAGKGFRFRGSGEPDRRFDFAADVTDLSGLLPGSAGAVAADGWLRWREGMLSGTAAARGMNLAMGGVRAGAFDLQASLGEGKDYPVSLRGTATAVRAGQLAVEAASFALRGTSRRHTFAARLTSGVADVDLSASGGYADGVWRGELSRFSGNDEVGPFALAAPAQVTVGQGRFSTTPLVIDGAPGERLELAGNLNRDRSGAFRGGWSGLNLARADVWLPKGELSGATSGSFDLHLAPGGRATLNVRAEASGAVVADGKRVGLDHFLATLKGGERGVDAAADLALEKGAGSARLTFHSGEPAALALPRRGDLTIDWSNLDLTLLRPYLSPELNLEGRLGGQVKGTLLPGRRMDLSGTTALTGGRVIWRAKGDQFDAAIDRAELAFQRRDTGKPGGEMVLHGSADATGAYQSQGEKVIGSQFTVRVDADGTGTRAAADLWLDTGGSLRAALSSDSPAGSALPETGDFSVEWDDIKPSLLRPWLPGTMDLQGELHGSAKGRLLPGKRLELAGQAGFSQGSARWQGNAGEASAAIRSALVNFAWRGESLTGNLDLSLADYGQAKGDFLLPIPARLPVTPNRDGAVQGRLSGSLQEHGFLTAFFPGLVQETRGTLTVDIMAGGTWGDPTVNGTLELADAGAYLPSAGITLTGAQLLARLDHNEMRIERLRALSGGGELVGNLLMRLKGWQVQDYRGTLSGQRFQTVYLPELTMYTSPQLTFEGDAKKATVNGEVGIPEMLISGSPAQHVVAPSEDVVFEGAPPKAKEPRIPLLVDGKVKVVLGDKVKVEASGIDAQLGGSMDLVLNGIDKIESSGEIKVVKGRYRAYGMNLDIVRGRIYYVNDPVTRPTLDVLALRTVGDVKAGVTVGGFLNAPVVKLYSEPAMPEVDILAYMVLGHPMGTSGEQGSALATAAAGLFSFGKSESLQEQIKDRLGLSTLGLEQVDTTSTGRMGYKEIATTPTGAISAKTPAAGESVFSVGKYLTPDLYLSYGRSLITGQNLFRLRYDIFKRLQIETQSGSESGVDLYYKLEFR encoded by the coding sequence TTGAGGCGGCTCGTCCTCTACATAGGGCTTCCCCTGCTGGGGCTCCTCATCGTCCTGTCACTGGGGCTCTTCTGGCTGCTCGGCACCGGCTCCGGCGCGCGCTTCGCCCTCACCACCCTCGGAGGGCTCGCCGGGGAAAAGGTGACCGTGCGGCAGGTCGAGGGGCGGCTTTGGGACCGGCTGAGGTTGACCGGGGTGCGGCTGGACCGCCCCAAAGTGGTGCTGCAGCTGGAGCGGCTGGATCTTGCCTGGGCACCGGTCGGTCTCCTGCACGGCAGGCTCCTGGTGCACGATCTCTCCCTGACCGCGCTGCGCATCCAGGACGACACGCCGCTGGTAGCCAAGACGCCGCAGCTGCGCTGGCCTAAGGTAAGCGAGACCGTGCGTCGACTGGAGGCGCGGGTGGAGCGCTTCAGCCTGAAGGGTATGAGCTACCGTCACTTCCAGGGCGACCCCTTCCTGCTGAGCGAGCTGGCAGGCGGGTTGACCCTGCGCGACGGCGTCCTCACCGTCTCGGCAGGGAGCGTTTCCGCCGCCCAAGGGAGCGCGTCGGGCGAAATAACCGCAGGACTTTTGCGCCCCTCGCTGCACCTCGACCTGCGCCTCGCCCCGGCCACGCCGATGGCGGACCTGGACGCCATTTCAGTGCTGGCGCGCCTCGAGCCGGGGCGGGAGCCCGAGCAACTGGCCGGGCCGGTCGCGCTCGCCGGCAGCCGCCAGGGAGCAAAACGCCTGGACCTCACCAGCGAGCTCGGCATCACCCGCACCGGTTTCAATTTCAGGAACTTCCATATGCTGCGCCCCGGCCGCCCCGGGGTTCTCACCGGCAACGGCAGCATGACCCTCACCAAGGACGAGCCCCTCTTCGCGCTGGCGCTCCACGCCGACCATCTCGACCTCGGGCGGGAGCTCGATCATCCCGCCCTCATCGACGGCGACCTCACCTTCTCCGGGAGCCCGGCCCGCTACCTGGGCACCTTCTCCCTCACCAACAAGGGGCCCGGCTGGGAGAGCATGGGGCTTGCCGCGCGCTATCGCGGCGACAAGAACGGGCTGCGCCTGGACCCTCTCTCCGGCACGTGGCTCAAGGGGAGCGTGCACGGCGCGCTCGACGTGGAGTGGAGCCGAGGCTGGCGGGTGAGCGGGAAACTATCCGGCCGGGGCCTCGATCCGGAAGCGCTTGCCGCGGATTGGAAAGGGGTGGTGAACCTCGACCTGGCCGGGGTGGTGGGGCAGCATGACCGGGGGGCGGTGCAGGGGAGCGTGCAGGCGCGGCTCCTCGAGAGCAGGCTGAAGGGGCAGGAGCTGACCGGCGCAGTAGAGGGGAGCTTCACCGGCGCGAGGATCGCGGTGCAGCGTCTGCTGCTGGCGGGGAAAGGGTTCAGGTTCCGGGGCAGCGGCGAGCCCGACCGGCGTTTCGATTTCGCGGCCGACGTGACCGATCTCTCGGGGCTGCTGCCGGGAAGTGCCGGTGCCGTTGCCGCCGACGGCTGGCTGCGCTGGCGCGAGGGGATGCTCTCCGGTACCGCCGCCGCCAGGGGGATGAACCTGGCGATGGGCGGCGTCCGCGCCGGTGCCTTCGACCTGCAGGCAAGCCTCGGTGAGGGGAAGGATTACCCGGTTTCGCTGCGGGGGACGGCGACCGCCGTGCGGGCCGGACAGCTGGCGGTGGAGGCCGCCTCCTTCGCGCTGCGCGGCACCTCCAGGCGGCACACTTTCGCAGCGCGGCTCACCTCCGGCGTCGCCGACGTCGATCTTTCCGCCTCGGGCGGTTATGCCGACGGCGTCTGGCGCGGCGAGCTCTCCCGCTTCTCCGGCAACGACGAGGTGGGACCCTTCGCGCTCGCCGCCCCGGCGCAAGTGACCGTCGGGCAGGGGCGCTTCAGCACCACGCCGCTGGTCATCGACGGCGCTCCCGGCGAGCGGCTGGAACTGGCCGGCAACCTGAACCGCGACCGCTCGGGCGCCTTCCGGGGCGGCTGGAGCGGGCTGAACCTGGCGCGGGCCGACGTCTGGCTCCCCAAGGGGGAGCTCTCCGGCGCCACTTCCGGCAGCTTCGACCTGCACCTCGCCCCCGGTGGGCGTGCCACCTTGAACGTCCGCGCCGAGGCGAGCGGCGCCGTGGTCGCAGACGGCAAGCGGGTCGGGCTGGACCACTTCCTGGCGACGCTAAAGGGAGGGGAACGGGGGGTGGATGCCGCCGCCGATCTCGCCCTGGAAAAGGGTGCCGGCAGCGCCCGTCTCACCTTCCATTCCGGTGAGCCCGCAGCCCTGGCGCTGCCGCGGCGCGGCGATCTCACCATCGACTGGAGCAATCTCGACCTGACGCTGCTGCGCCCCTATCTCTCGCCCGAGCTGAACCTGGAGGGGAGGCTTGGCGGCCAAGTGAAGGGAACGCTCCTGCCGGGACGGCGCATGGACCTCTCCGGCACCACCGCGCTCACCGGCGGCCGGGTCATCTGGCGGGCCAAGGGGGACCAGTTCGACGCCGCCATCGACCGGGCGGAACTCGCCTTCCAGCGGCGCGACACCGGCAAACCCGGCGGCGAAATGGTCCTGCACGGCAGCGCCGACGCCACCGGGGCCTACCAGTCCCAGGGGGAGAAGGTGATCGGCAGCCAGTTCACCGTCCGCGTCGACGCCGACGGCACAGGGACCCGCGCCGCTGCCGATCTCTGGCTCGACACCGGCGGCAGCCTCCGGGCCGCGCTTTCCTCCGACTCTCCGGCCGGCAGCGCGCTTCCCGAGACCGGCGACTTCAGTGTCGAGTGGGACGACATCAAGCCATCCCTGCTGCGTCCCTGGCTCCCGGGGACCATGGACCTCCAGGGGGAGCTGCACGGCAGCGCCAAGGGAAGGCTCCTCCCCGGCAAGCGGCTGGAACTGGCGGGGCAGGCGGGCTTCTCGCAGGGGAGCGCCCGGTGGCAGGGCAATGCCGGCGAGGCGAGCGCCGCCATCCGTTCGGCCCTGGTGAACTTCGCCTGGCGCGGCGAGAGCCTGACCGGCAACCTCGACCTCTCCCTCGCCGACTACGGGCAGGCCAAGGGCGATTTTCTCCTGCCGATACCGGCACGGTTGCCGGTGACTCCCAACCGGGACGGTGCGGTGCAGGGGCGCCTGTCGGGGAGCCTGCAGGAGCACGGATTCCTCACTGCGTTCTTCCCGGGGCTGGTGCAGGAGACCCGCGGCACGCTCACCGTCGATATCATGGCCGGGGGGACCTGGGGCGATCCCACCGTGAACGGGACCCTGGAGCTCGCCGATGCGGGTGCCTATCTCCCCAGCGCAGGGATCACCTTGACCGGGGCGCAGCTCCTGGCGCGCCTGGACCACAACGAGATGCGCATCGAGCGGCTGCGGGCGCTCTCCGGTGGCGGCGAGCTGGTCGGCAACCTGCTGATGAGGCTCAAGGGGTGGCAGGTGCAGGATTACCGCGGCACCCTGAGCGGGCAGCGTTTCCAGACCGTGTACCTGCCGGAACTGACCATGTACACCTCGCCGCAACTCACTTTCGAAGGCGATGCGAAAAAGGCCACCGTCAACGGCGAGGTCGGCATCCCCGAAATGCTGATCTCCGGCTCCCCCGCCCAGCACGTGGTCGCGCCGAGCGAGGACGTCGTTTTCGAGGGGGCTCCCCCAAAAGCCAAGGAGCCGCGCATCCCGTTACTGGTAGATGGGAAGGTGAAGGTGGTGCTCGGGGACAAGGTGAAGGTGGAGGCGTCCGGAATCGACGCGCAGCTCGGGGGGAGCATGGACCTCGTGCTGAACGGGATCGACAAGATCGAGAGTTCCGGGGAGATCAAGGTGGTCAAGGGACGCTACCGCGCCTACGGCATGAACCTCGACATCGTGCGGGGACGGATCTACTACGTGAACGACCCGGTCACCCGTCCCACCCTCGACGTCCTGGCCCTGCGCACGGTCGGGGACGTCAAGGCGGGGGTGACCGTGGGCGGGTTCCTGAACGCCCCGGTGGTGAAGCTCTACTCCGAGCCGGCCATGCCCGAGGTGGACATCCTGGCCTACATGGTGCTCGGGCATCCCATGGGGACCAGCGGCGAGCAGGGGAGCGCGCTTGCCACCGCCGCGGCCGGCCTGTTCTCCTTCGGCAAATCCGAGTCGCTGCAAGAGCAGATCAAGGACCGGCTCGGCCTGAGCACGCTGGGGCTGGAGCAGGTCGACACCACGAGCACCGGACGGATGGGGTACAAGGAGATCGCCACCACCCCGACCGGCGCCATTTCCGCCAAGACCCCCGCCGCAGGCGAATCGGTCTTCTCGGTCGGCAAGTATCTCACTCCGGATCTCTACCTCAGCTACGGCCGGTCGCTGATCACCGGGCAGAACCTGTTCCGGCTGCGCTACGACATCTTCAAGCGCCTGCAGATCGAAACCCAAAGCGGCTCCGAGTCCGGCGTGGATCTCTATTACAAGCTGGAGTTCAGGTGA
- a CDS encoding AbrB/MazE/SpoVT family DNA-binding domain-containing protein yields MKSTVTSKFQTTIPKAIREKLGISVNDALEWGIEKGQVVVHPVNNEFLRYQGCVKTGPGDIGADIQSARDQRLEKYR; encoded by the coding sequence ATGAAATCAACCGTTACGTCGAAATTCCAAACCACCATACCCAAGGCCATACGCGAGAAACTCGGCATCTCGGTTAACGACGCACTGGAATGGGGCATCGAGAAAGGCCAGGTGGTCGTCCACCCTGTGAACAACGAGTTCCTCCGCTACCAGGGATGTGTAAAGACTGGCCCAGGTGATATTGGGGCCGATATTCAGTCAGCTCGTGATCAACGCCTGGAGAAGTATCGGTGA
- a CDS encoding PIN domain-containing protein, with translation MKKYVIDTNAIISFVTDRNPAQQEAVIPLFTAASRLKCTLVCHQFVLTEFIFVMDTVYGIPKKTINAMVLDLIAMPGVEVRHEIDFNKVLSLWPDQVGDFGDAIVASVGVAVKGAIVVTFDGKFKSALKRQGVDVYQA, from the coding sequence GTGAAGAAGTATGTCATCGACACCAATGCGATCATTTCCTTCGTTACAGATCGCAATCCTGCGCAACAGGAAGCCGTCATTCCTTTGTTTACCGCTGCCTCCCGTTTGAAATGCACACTGGTCTGCCACCAGTTCGTGTTGACCGAGTTCATTTTCGTCATGGACACAGTCTATGGCATACCGAAGAAGACGATCAATGCCATGGTTCTCGACCTCATTGCCATGCCAGGGGTTGAAGTGCGGCATGAAATCGATTTCAATAAGGTGCTGTCTCTATGGCCGGACCAAGTCGGCGATTTCGGAGATGCGATCGTCGCCTCAGTGGGCGTTGCCGTCAAAGGGGCTATTGTGGTCACCTTCGATGGGAAGTTCAAATCGGCCTTAAAGCGGCAGGGTGTTGACGTGTACCAAGCTTGA
- a CDS encoding MBL fold metallo-hydrolase — protein MKKYAVLTALTLAFTLLLAQAACAELTKFADNVYSYVGSKDASPSHSFAANAGIVIGKDGVLVIDTLISAKEGQRFLADIRKVTDKPIRYVVNTHTHLDHALGNCVFAKLGATVISHEADRTYLATNGAGLLQRAANYGLKPEDMAGTEIALPTLAFSDEMLLDLGGEEVRLIRTAPSHTAGSLVVYLPAEKILFAGDVLFTDFHPFLADGDFSGWIRTIDALLAMDVNKVVPGHGPLSGKKDLREMKEYIQLFDKKATELAAKTSDADAISAELLKTLPKRTMAEWMVTYNVKSRYLAKK, from the coding sequence ATGAAGAAATACGCCGTACTCACAGCACTGACACTGGCTTTCACCCTGCTGCTCGCCCAGGCCGCCTGCGCGGAGCTCACCAAGTTTGCCGACAACGTCTACTCCTACGTCGGGAGCAAGGACGCCTCTCCGTCGCACAGCTTCGCCGCCAACGCCGGCATCGTCATCGGCAAAGACGGGGTGCTGGTGATCGACACCCTGATCTCCGCCAAGGAAGGGCAGCGTTTTCTCGCCGACATCCGCAAGGTGACCGACAAGCCGATCAGGTACGTGGTCAACACCCACACCCACCTGGACCACGCGCTGGGGAACTGCGTCTTCGCCAAACTGGGCGCGACCGTCATCTCCCACGAAGCCGACCGCACGTATCTCGCCACCAACGGCGCGGGGCTGCTGCAGAGGGCCGCGAACTACGGCCTGAAACCCGAGGACATGGCAGGGACCGAAATAGCCCTCCCCACCCTCGCCTTCAGCGACGAAATGCTGCTCGATCTGGGCGGCGAGGAAGTACGTCTGATCCGGACCGCCCCCTCCCACACAGCGGGGAGTCTCGTCGTCTACCTCCCGGCTGAGAAGATCCTCTTTGCCGGAGACGTCCTTTTCACCGACTTCCATCCCTTCCTTGCCGACGGCGACTTCAGCGGCTGGATTCGGACCATAGATGCCCTGCTGGCCATGGACGTGAACAAGGTCGTCCCCGGTCACGGCCCCCTTTCCGGGAAGAAGGACCTGAGAGAGATGAAGGAGTACATCCAGCTCTTCGACAAGAAAGCGACCGAACTGGCGGCGAAGACCAGCGATGCCGACGCCATCAGCGCCGAACTGTTGAAGACCCTCCCCAAGCGCACCATGGCGGAGTGGATGGTGACCTACAACGTGAAGAGCCGCTACCTCGCCAAGAAGTAG
- a CDS encoding transglutaminase-like domain-containing protein, producing the protein MKQYLEATEYIDWQHPAVLEKAQHLSAGELNKTVIARRCFEFVRDRIKHSWDYKLNPVTCRASDVLEHGTGYCYAKSHLLAALLRANAIPAGLCYQRLSLHDGGPPYCLHGLNAVWLPDHGWYRVDPRGNKPGVDAQFSPPEERLAFSISERLEADLPEIWPEPLPVVVRALTTHKTVTDVYHNLPDIELIANCLGETVTF; encoded by the coding sequence ATGAAACAGTACCTGGAGGCGACGGAATACATCGACTGGCAGCACCCGGCCGTACTTGAAAAGGCACAGCACCTGTCGGCGGGAGAACTCAACAAGACAGTCATCGCCCGACGCTGTTTCGAGTTCGTCCGTGACCGGATCAAGCACAGCTGGGATTACAAGTTGAATCCGGTCACCTGCCGCGCCTCCGACGTGCTCGAGCACGGCACCGGCTACTGCTATGCCAAGAGTCACCTGCTGGCCGCCCTGCTGCGCGCCAACGCCATACCCGCGGGGCTATGCTACCAGCGTCTATCCCTGCACGATGGCGGCCCGCCTTACTGCCTGCACGGCCTGAACGCCGTCTGGCTGCCCGATCACGGCTGGTACCGGGTCGATCCCCGCGGCAACAAGCCCGGTGTCGACGCACAGTTCTCCCCCCCGGAAGAGCGTCTCGCCTTCTCGATCAGCGAACGGCTGGAAGCCGATTTACCGGAGATCTGGCCCGAGCCGCTGCCGGTCGTAGTCCGTGCGCTCACCACGCACAAGACCGTAACCGACGTCTACCACAACCTGCCTGACATCGAACTCATCGCCAACTGCCTTGGAGAAACAGTGACCTTCTGA
- a CDS encoding MFS transporter, with protein sequence MSDTDLDIDLTRQYRTPNHRQSIQVLTCCVIGFICFLGAYMRIPVLPLLASSIGAGTAQIGLINAAFMLSAGILAVPSGLLSDRIGIRPVLITGLALMSCASLLIPFCNTALLLGAVYLIFGMGLSAFTPTMMSSVARVVPRSHVGRAYSWYTTAVYLAMTFGPASGGWFGKALGIREVFFVSGGLIVAALVAVVCFLPRSEEQHHDEHAEQLPTGILSNRRLLAALVGTLGGCFGFGMFISFLPLHARALGLNVGQIGIIFAAQALVNVLLRIPFGHLSDRVDRGLMSGIGLVLCAHAVGAVGLAHGMATLLICACILGAGMGIGFTALSALVVVVMPPKQRGLGLGLYNSCIYLGMMLSSATMGMVIKAADFATGFFTAGAVTFILAVLFSYLYRDTMLTPANKDQQK encoded by the coding sequence ATGAGCGATACCGACCTCGACATCGACCTCACCCGGCAGTACCGGACGCCTAACCATCGCCAGAGCATCCAGGTGCTTACCTGCTGCGTCATCGGCTTCATCTGCTTTCTCGGCGCCTACATGCGCATCCCGGTGCTGCCGCTTCTGGCCAGCAGTATCGGCGCCGGCACCGCGCAGATCGGACTCATCAACGCCGCCTTCATGCTTTCCGCCGGCATCCTCGCCGTCCCCTCCGGTCTGCTCTCGGACCGGATCGGCATCAGGCCCGTCCTCATCACCGGCCTCGCCCTGATGAGCTGCGCCTCCCTTTTGATCCCCTTCTGCAACACGGCCCTGCTGCTGGGCGCCGTCTACCTCATCTTCGGCATGGGGCTCTCCGCCTTCACCCCCACCATGATGTCCTCGGTGGCCCGGGTCGTGCCGCGTTCCCACGTCGGGCGGGCCTACAGCTGGTACACCACGGCCGTCTACCTCGCCATGACCTTCGGTCCGGCCAGCGGCGGCTGGTTCGGCAAGGCTCTGGGCATCCGCGAAGTCTTCTTCGTGTCCGGCGGGCTGATCGTGGCGGCGCTCGTTGCGGTTGTATGCTTCCTCCCCCGCTCGGAGGAGCAGCACCACGACGAGCACGCCGAACAGCTCCCCACCGGCATCCTCTCCAACCGTCGCCTCCTGGCGGCGCTGGTGGGAACGCTGGGAGGCTGCTTCGGCTTCGGCATGTTCATCTCCTTTCTCCCCCTGCACGCCCGGGCCCTGGGGCTCAACGTGGGGCAGATCGGCATCATCTTCGCGGCGCAGGCGCTGGTGAACGTGCTTTTGCGCATCCCGTTCGGCCACCTGAGCGACCGTGTGGACCGGGGACTGATGTCCGGCATCGGCCTGGTGCTCTGCGCGCACGCCGTAGGTGCCGTCGGCCTCGCCCACGGCATGGCGACACTTCTCATCTGCGCCTGCATCCTCGGCGCCGGCATGGGCATCGGATTCACCGCGTTGAGCGCCCTGGTGGTGGTCGTGATGCCCCCCAAGCAGCGCGGACTCGGGCTGGGACTGTACAACAGCTGTATCTACCTGGGCATGATGCTCAGCTCCGCCACCATGGGTATGGTCATCAAAGCGGCCGATTTTGCCACCGGCTTTTTCACTGCCGGTGCCGTCACTTTTATTCTGGCAGTACTTTTCTCTTATCTATACCGTGATACCATGTTGACTCCGGCAAACAAGGATCAGCAGAAGTAA
- a CDS encoding nucleoside 2-deoxyribosyltransferase, with amino-acid sequence MMENDKTDERLRVYLASPLGFSRENNPYRERIKERLERLGLSVFDPWEQEEVAQRIEEAMSIAEGAERARAIQEAARFTGAVNAQGLKGSDLVLAVLDGTEPDSGTVAELGYGCGIGKKCYGLRTDFRDCGDFPGVALNLQVLYFIEESGGRLFRRIEEIEL; translated from the coding sequence ATGATGGAAAACGACAAAACTGATGAACGATTGAGGGTGTACCTCGCCTCCCCTTTAGGCTTCAGCCGTGAAAACAACCCGTACCGCGAGCGGATCAAGGAGCGACTGGAACGACTGGGCTTAAGCGTCTTCGATCCCTGGGAACAGGAGGAGGTGGCGCAGCGGATCGAGGAAGCGATGTCCATCGCGGAAGGAGCGGAGCGGGCGCGGGCCATCCAGGAGGCGGCACGCTTCACCGGCGCGGTTAACGCGCAGGGACTCAAGGGAAGCGACCTGGTGCTGGCGGTCCTGGACGGCACCGAGCCGGACAGCGGCACGGTGGCCGAGCTGGGCTACGGCTGCGGGATCGGGAAGAAGTGCTACGGACTGCGCACCGACTTCAGGGACTGCGGCGACTTCCCCGGGGTAGCGCTGAACCTGCAGGTCCTTTACTTCATCGAGGAGAGCGGCGGCCGGCTGTTCAGAAGGATCGAGGAGATCGAACTGTAA